One window from the genome of Nicotiana sylvestris chromosome 9, ASM39365v2, whole genome shotgun sequence encodes:
- the LOC138878606 gene encoding secreted RxLR effector protein 161-like, producing the protein MIHQQKHVKELLKRFKIEDSKEIDTLIATTTKLDLDEHGLSIDQKMYRGIIGSLLYLTPSRPDIIFSVVLGARFQENPKESHLKTVKRILRCLKGTTDLCLLYPKGSDFNLVGYADTDYVGFLVDRKSTLGMAHFLGSCLVSWANKKQNSIALPTVEAEYVAAASY; encoded by the coding sequence ATGATCCATCAGCAAAAGCATGTGAAAGAGTTGCTCAAAAGGTTTAAAATAGAAGAttccaaagaaattgacactcTTATAGCAACAACCACGAAATTGGATTTGGATGAACATGGTTTATCTATTGATCAGAAGATGTATAGGGGAATAATTGGCTCTCTGTTATATCTCACTCCTAGTAGACCAGACATTATTTTTAGTGTAGTCCTTGGTGCTAGATTCCAGGAaaatccaaaggagtctcacTTAAAGACTGTCAAGAGGATTTTGAGATGCCtaaaaggcaccactgatctTTGCCTATTGTATCCAAAGGGTAGTGATTTCAATTTAGTGGGATATGCTGATACTGATTATGTAGGATTTCTTGTGGATAGAAAGAGCACTTTAGGTATGGCACACTTTCTTGGATCATGTCTTGTATCTTGGGCCAACAAAAAGCAAAACTCCATTGCTTTGCCTACTGTTGAAGCTGAGTATGTGGCTGCTGCCTCATATTGA